A DNA window from Hordeum vulgare subsp. vulgare chromosome 1H, MorexV3_pseudomolecules_assembly, whole genome shotgun sequence contains the following coding sequences:
- the LOC123429774 gene encoding uncharacterized protein LOC123429774 — protein sequence MRRTTTQRWGPRRRTNQTSGSGGGGVDRLSALPDALLHHIMSFLKAWEVVPTCVLARRWRHLWESAPCVDLRIRYMSRDGDPPQEFRDFVHRLFLLRDVSAPVDTLRLQPSDEDAGFNEEDANIWIRTAIKHNARVIHLAGHHKRAASLDHVPFVSCHLKILKLSYTRLDDSILRQLSASCKSLEELDLKDCLVTGSGIVSASLKTLIMLKCKFNSGFSIAAHNLVVLRLITPYVQVPSFTNFGSLVTATILLDDHFLSNEFEHISDKDDCDETTDDDDNDDLRENYRIHDGSSLSEDDFGYFGDFDKFGYGYGLPKERYGQNSYKDNYNYGSDIDSDDNTSKYSEIANDAKYGYKGKGKFSSADGNYGKISGGNYDNILGGHHMLESLSTATSLELLTDAGEVVFSREMRRCPTFSNLKTLSLGEWCMAAGFDALIFLLQHSPNIERLFLQLKLNFSTRKALETGVELQGRSFTCKDLRMVKIKCSKDDGRVHTLAHMFRSNGIPLENIYVRRSGNAYLRGQKFMRELAKQELDECGDDWM from the exons ATGCGCCGGACGACCACCCAGCGCTGGGGGCCGCGCCGCCGCACTAACCAGACGTCAGGCTCCGGCGGCGGAGGGGTCGACCGCCTCAGCGCCCTCCCGGACGCCCTCCtgcatcacatcatgtctttcctGAAGGCGTGGGAGGTGGTGCCCACCTGCGTGCTCGCGCGGCGGTGGCGCCACCTCTGGGAGTCAGCACCCTGCGTCGACCTCCGCATCCGCTACATGAGCCGCGACGGCGACCCACCCCAGGAGTTCCGTGACTTCGTGCaccgcctcttcctcctccgcgaCGTGTCGGCGCCGGTGGACACGCTCCGCCTGCAGCCCAGCGACGAGGATGCTGGCTTCAACGAGGAAGATGCCAACATCTGGATCAGGACTGCTATCAAGCACAATGCGCGGGTTATTCATCTTGCTGGGCATCACAAGAGAGCCGCGTCGTTGGACCATGTGCCCTTCGTTTCGTGCCACCTCAAGATCTTGAAGTTGTCGTACACCAGGCTCGATGACAGTATCCTCCGACAGCTTTCTGCTAGTTGCAAATCCTTGGAAGAACTGGATCTGAAGGATTGCTTGGTGACAGGCTCTGGGATTGTGTCCGCCTCTTTGAAGACCTTAATCATGCTTAAGTGCAAGTTCAATTCGGGCTTCTCAATTGCAGCTCACAACCTCGTAGTTCTGCGCCTCATCACACCTTATGTCCAAGTTCCGTCATTTACGAATTTCGGGTCACTCGTCACAGCCACTATCTTACTTGATGACCATTTCTTGAGCAATGAATTTGAACACATCAGTGATAAAGATGACTGTGATGAAACtactgatgatgatgacaatgatgacctgAGGGAAAACTATAGGATTCATGATGGCTCTTCCTTGAGTGAGGATGATTTTGGATACTTCGGTGATTTTGATAAGTTTGGATATGGATATGGTTTGCCTAAAGAAAGATATGGGCAGAATAGTTACAAGGATAATTATAATTATGGTAGCGATATTGATAGTGATGACAATACCTCTAAATACAGTGAGATTGCAAATGATGCAAAGTATGgctacaaaggtaaaggcaagttTTCCAGTGCAGATGGTAACTATGGAAAAATCAGTGGTGGAAATTATGATAATATTCTAGGTGGACATCATATGCTAGAGAGCCTTTCCACAGCTACGAGTTTGGAGTTGTTAACTGATGCTGGAGAG GTGGTTTTTAGTAGGGAAATGAGAAGGTGCCCGACTTTTAGCAACCTGAAGACCTTGTCCCTTGGTGAATGGTGTATGGCCGCTGGTTTCGAtgcattaattttcttgctacagCATTCACCTAATATAGAGAGGCTCTTTCTCCAACTTAAATTG AACTTCAGcacgaggaaggcattggaaacagGTGTCGAACTTCAGGGAAGATCATTTACTTGCAAAGACCTTAGAATGGTGAAGATCAAATGTTCAAAGGACGATGGAAGAGTCCATACCTTGGCACATATGTTCAGGTCAAATGGTATACCGCTAGAGAATATTTATGTGCGTCGGAGCGGGAATGCTT ATCTCCGTGGCCAGAAGTTTATGAGGGAGCTCGCCAAACAAGAACTGGATGAATGCGGGGACGACTGGATGTGA